The following proteins are co-located in the Rhodococcus opacus B4 genome:
- a CDS encoding MspA family porin, which produces MIINRKNGVRLAAVGAVAAATMGLCSVGAANADTYVPLPGGSITQTLADGTVVTVNLTDESANISPSMGSTPLHRNVWVSGRASVALEGDGVQTAFIYPGYVLACQIDFGAGVDAQGGASMSWADIETGTVGNPLSGGTSGGITLGPGQAIPVDILDQEYADPYGAEAHWGGNYFEGPTGSVSWSDSTLGVSGCAGYAQARAFVNVEVETENVSSTVTLWGQPFSIG; this is translated from the coding sequence ATGATCATCAACCGTAAGAACGGTGTGCGTCTGGCTGCGGTCGGTGCCGTTGCTGCCGCGACCATGGGCTTGTGCTCCGTCGGTGCGGCGAATGCCGATACGTACGTTCCGCTGCCCGGTGGCAGCATCACGCAGACCCTCGCCGATGGCACTGTGGTGACGGTGAACCTGACGGACGAGAGTGCGAACATTTCGCCGTCGATGGGTTCGACGCCGTTGCACCGCAACGTCTGGGTCTCGGGCAGGGCGTCCGTCGCGCTCGAGGGTGACGGCGTGCAGACCGCGTTCATCTATCCTGGCTACGTTCTGGCGTGCCAGATCGACTTCGGTGCGGGTGTCGACGCACAGGGTGGGGCCTCGATGTCATGGGCCGATATCGAGACCGGGACCGTTGGGAACCCACTTTCCGGGGGGACGAGCGGCGGAATCACTCTCGGTCCCGGTCAGGCGATTCCGGTCGACATCCTCGACCAGGAATATGCCGATCCCTACGGCGCGGAGGCGCATTGGGGTGGCAACTACTTCGAGGGCCCTACCGGTTCGGTCTCGTGGAGCGACTCCACTCTCGGCGTGAGCGGGTGCGCCGGCTACGCCCAGGCCCGCGCCTTCGTTAACGTCGAGGTCGAGACCGAGAATGTCTCCAGCACGGTCACCTTGTGGGGTCAGCCCTTCAGTATCGGCTAG
- a CDS encoding MspA family porin has protein sequence MMKNSVSGLRRGARIAGLGAAAAVALGLMSTGAAGADTFIPLPDGSKTGPNVTVTRTAESALSSPSLAANGAGRVAWVSGTVTADVTGLEEVAEVPVANATTNNAGTYNGTNATTTHGVSRVSTGYIVGCQVDITGLSASPSFAADLSSLSPGLGLSVPLNSGEVKYVPIAAKDITKDGVYALQYQDAELQVQKCGGFAQARSYSVVEIVGNDYSKTVLYGAPFSIG, from the coding sequence ATGATGAAGAACTCCGTATCAGGTCTGCGCCGTGGCGCCCGTATTGCAGGCCTGGGTGCTGCTGCGGCTGTTGCACTCGGTTTGATGTCTACTGGTGCGGCGGGCGCGGATACTTTCATCCCGCTGCCTGATGGTTCGAAGACCGGTCCGAATGTGACGGTGACGCGTACCGCGGAGAGCGCTCTGTCGTCGCCGTCGTTGGCTGCCAATGGCGCCGGTCGGGTGGCGTGGGTGTCGGGCACGGTGACGGCTGACGTCACCGGGCTCGAGGAGGTCGCCGAGGTTCCGGTCGCGAACGCCACGACGAACAATGCGGGTACCTACAACGGTACGAATGCGACGACCACACATGGTGTTTCGCGGGTGTCGACGGGGTACATCGTGGGTTGCCAGGTGGACATCACCGGTCTGTCGGCGTCGCCGTCGTTCGCGGCGGATCTGTCTTCGCTGTCGCCGGGCCTAGGGCTGTCGGTTCCGCTGAACTCGGGTGAGGTCAAGTACGTACCGATCGCGGCGAAGGACATCACGAAGGACGGCGTGTACGCGTTGCAGTACCAGGACGCGGAGCTGCAGGTGCAGAAGTGCGGTGGATTTGCGCAGGCTCGGTCGTACTCGGTCGTGGAGATCGTGGGTAACGACTACTCGAAGACCGTTCTGTACGGTGCGCCGTTCAGTATCGGCTGA